In the Nocardia asteroides genome, ATCAGCAGAGCCGACGTCGCGGCGAATTTCTTGATGAACATGTGTTGTGAACCTCATCGAGCGGTCGGATGGAGGGGACCCGTTGATCGAAGGCCAGGTCAGCTAACGCGTGGTGAATGCGCTGTGACCGGGTGTTCAAATTCCGTTCACCAAGCAGACCTGGTGGTCCGTGGGTTTTCCGAAATCAAGACGCTGAACTGGTGTTTCGGCGTGATTAAAACCCTGCTACATCGTTCTTTCCGGTCGGATTGTGATGCAGATCACCTGTGCCGCAGAATGATTGACGAGGCGAATCGGACTTTTCGGCGGCGGCCGGGATTCCGGGATGGCCCCGCCCCGGCGGTAGAGTCGCGGAATGCGCTTGCTCGTCACCGGCGGAGCCGGGTTCATCGGTGCGAACTTCGTCCGGCAGACCGTGGCCGAGCGCCCCGACGTTCGGGTGACGGTGCTCGACGCGCTCACCTACGCGGGCAATCGGGAATCGCTGGATTCGGTCGCCGACCGAATCGAATTCGTGAAGGGCGATATCGCCGACACCGCGCTGGTCGACGAACTGACCGCGGAAACCGACGCGGTGGTGCACTTCGCCGCGGAATCGCACAACGACAATTCACTGGCCGACCCGTGGCCGTTCGTGCAGACGAACATCGTGGGAACTTTCGCGCTGCTGCAAGCGGTGCGCAGGCACGGCGTGCGATTCCACCACGTCTCCACCGACGAGGTGTTCGGCGACCTGAGCTCGGACGATCCGCCGTTCTCCGAGCTGACGCCGTACAACCCGTCCAGCCCGTACTCCGCGACAAAGGCTTCGAGCGACCTGCTCGTCCGGGCCTGGGCGCGCTCTTTCGGCGTGCGCGCGACGCTGTCGAACTGCAGTAACAACTACGGCCCCTATCAGCACGTGGAGAAGTTCATCCCGCGGCAGATCACGAATCTCATCGACGGGCAGCGGCCGCGGCTGTACGGCGCCGGGCACCAGATCCGGGATTGGATTCACGTCGACGACCACAACCACGCGGTCTGGGCCGTCCTGGAACGTGGCGCGGCGGGCCGGAGTTATCTGATCGGGGCGGACGGGGAAACCGACAACCTGACCGTCATCCGAATGTTGCTCGCGGAATTCGGCCGCTCCCCGGACGATTTCGACCATGTGACCGACCGGCCGGGGCACGACCAGCGCTACGCCATCGACGCGACCCGGCTGCGCACCGAACTCGGCTGGACCCCGCGGTACGAGAATTTCCGCGACGGGCTGGCCGCGACCGTGCGCTGGTATCGGGAGAACGAGGCGTGGTGGCGGCCGTACAAGGAGCACACCGAGGACGCGTACCGGAAAGCGGGCGAGCGGGTGCTCCCGCTGTAACTCAGCCCCAGACCAGCACGTGGTACTTGACCGCGGCGGCGATCAGCGCGACCGCGGTGGCGCCGACGATGGTCAGCGCGGCGCCCCGGCCCGGCGCGGTGCCGTCCGGCAGCGCCAGCCGCCAGGGCAGCCAGCGCAGCAGCACCGCGAAGGTGAGCACCGCGAGCGGCACGAAGTACCTGCCCTGCACGCCGTCGATGATGAAGTAGTCCACCGGCGTGAACGACATGTAGAGCGTCACGTAGATCATCGCCACATTGGCGAGCAGCACCAGCGCCACGATCAGCGTGCGGCGGAAGGTCGCCGCC is a window encoding:
- the rfbB gene encoding dTDP-glucose 4,6-dehydratase, with protein sequence MRLLVTGGAGFIGANFVRQTVAERPDVRVTVLDALTYAGNRESLDSVADRIEFVKGDIADTALVDELTAETDAVVHFAAESHNDNSLADPWPFVQTNIVGTFALLQAVRRHGVRFHHVSTDEVFGDLSSDDPPFSELTPYNPSSPYSATKASSDLLVRAWARSFGVRATLSNCSNNYGPYQHVEKFIPRQITNLIDGQRPRLYGAGHQIRDWIHVDDHNHAVWAVLERGAAGRSYLIGADGETDNLTVIRMLLAEFGRSPDDFDHVTDRPGHDQRYAIDATRLRTELGWTPRYENFRDGLAATVRWYRENEAWWRPYKEHTEDAYRKAGERVLPL